In Peromyscus leucopus breed LL Stock chromosome 9, UCI_PerLeu_2.1, whole genome shotgun sequence, the sequence ACTCACCACGGTCCCCCACGACCCACCCGGAGTACACTCACCACAGTCCCGCATGACCTGGTATGTCTTAGACTTGATATCCTGGTTCTTGGCCAAGTTCCCTCGGGCCCCCTTCAGGTCTTCTTCCTTCACAGGGGGACGCTTCTTCTTGATGGGGGCTTCAGAGGTGCCAACCTTGGAAAGCCCAGAGCCTTACAACTTGAGGCCTTGAGATGAACCCCTCCAACTCTGGCAGGGGTTCATCTCTGCAGATCACTGAACTCGGTCAATTCAAAGCCCACTCCTTTCCCACCCTCT encodes:
- the Mustn1 gene encoding musculoskeletal embryonic nuclear protein 1, which translates into the protein MSEVGTSEAPIKKKRPPVKEEDLKGARGNLAKNQDIKSKTYQVMRDCEQAGSAAPSVFSRNRTGTETVFEKPKEGPAKSVFG